In Phlebotomus papatasi isolate M1 chromosome 1, Ppap_2.1, whole genome shotgun sequence, the following proteins share a genomic window:
- the LOC129803907 gene encoding vacuolar protein sorting-associated protein 33B produces the protein MNTSVDKKLLGFRQIAIEKLQHILCQIPGSRKDLVIEASLIKPLEHICGVSWLRAKGIEKIFKFEQTISPPIGKVFIYFISANLLIFKQILDQIHSFTSLATVDITRDDQVKYHIIVMPNLLYSQEELLEQEGLCGRVQLYPFNWDFISLDSGVLSLEVPDVFRDVFIRHDTTSLLSISQSIRLFRLVCGQQKVVFTYGSNSEKLAQMVRRIEGHKPSNHEDKSPDFSAAFIVDRSKDFASCLLTPVTYSGLLLEIHQAKSGSLIIDSKSSRIKSGKCNLFSEDTPADSKASSASLRMNSSMDAIFSDNKYRHFSDVISLLSSQAKALGLEGQFSRDMKIHEMKAYVSEKLPKVAAAKKELFKHLTLCETIVKDLGSDFEQLQDLQDNMIYGRNRRQTISQIEDILATDPHKFNTLRLMCLCHLTSNLSTEEATQFITNFCNVFGHRHLTAFHNLAHCGLFPEISPETTSLSARSKILSNISLPKKTQNSLFADAGRLKLLPEIEASSSNPRDNPTCPSYVFSGIYIPLIAQITSILLKADSFEDIAMKVNQCEGLGVLVGKTDQIHSVRETQSAIKRGEISDPFPLKPRTVFVFVLGGVTYAEIAACDLVEKLTGSKIVLASNTIVSGSDIISQAF, from the exons ATGAATACCTCAGTGGACAAGAAGCTTTTGGGCTTCCGTCAGATTGCCATTGAAAAATTGCAACATATTTTGTGTCAAATCCCGGGAAGTCGAAAA GATTTGGTGATTGAGGCATCTCTGATAAAGCCCTTGGAGCATATCTGTGGGGTTTCATGGCTGAGGGCAAAGGGCATTGAGAAGATATTCAAATTTGAGCAAACAATTTCACCTCCAATTGGAAAAGTTTTTATCTACTTCATATCGGCCAATTTGCTCATATTCAAGCAAATTCTCGACCAGATTCACAGTTTTACATCTCTGGCCACAGTTGACATCACACGGGATGATCAGGTAAAATACCATATAATTGTTATGCCAAATTTGCTGTACAGCCAGGAAGAATTGCTTGAGCAAGAAGGATTGTGTGGTCGTGTGCAACTTTATCCCTTCAATTGGGACTTTATTAGTCTGGACAGTGGAGTATTGAGCCTTGAGGTGCCGGATGTTTTTAGGGATGTATTCATTAGGCACGATACCACATCTTTGTTGAGCATTTCTCAGAGTATTCGCCTCTTTCGGTTGGTTTGTGGTCAGCAAAAAGTTGTCTTTACTTATGGGAGCAATTCTGAGAAATTAGCCCAAATGGTCAGGAGGATTGAGGGGCACAAACCGTCAAATCACGAAGATAAAAGCCCAGACTTTTCAGCTGCTTTTATTGTGGATAGATCGAAAGATTTTGCTTCATGTCTCCTGACTCCTGTCACTTATTCGGGCTTGCTCTTGGAGATTCACCAAGCAAAATCAGGAAGTTTAATTATTGATTCCAAGAGTAGTAGAATCAAAAGTGGGAAGTGCAATCTCTTTAGTGAAGATACTCCAGCAGATTCTAAAGCATCTTCTGCGAGTCTCAGGATGAATTCATCCATGGACGCAATCTTTTCCGACAACAAATACCGACACTTTTCCGACGTCATTTCCCTCCTTAGCAGCCAGGCTAAAGCACTGGGGCTCGAGGGTCAGTTCTCCAGGGACATGAAAATTCACGAGATGAAGGCGTACGTCAGTGAGAAATTGCCCAAAGTGGCAGCAGCAAAGAAGGAACTCTTCAAGCATTTAACCCTATGTGAGACAATTGTCAAAGATTTGGGGTCAGATTTTGAGCAATTGCAGGATCTTCAGGACAATATGATTTATGGTAGAAATCGCCGACAGACAATTTCTCAGATTGAGGATATTCTCGCGACGGATCCTCACAAATTCAATACACTTAGACTCATGTGCCTTTGTCATCTCACCAGTAATCTCTCCACCGAAGAAGCTACTCAGTTCATAACAAATTTCTGCAATGTTTTCGGCCATAGGCATCTCACTGCCTTTCACAATCTTGCCCACTGTGGGCTATTTCCAGAGATCTCACCAGAAACCACTTCCCTTTCGGCCCGAAGTAAAATCCTCTCCAACATTTCACTGCCAAAAAAGACACAGAACAGCCTATTTGCAGATGCAGGACGATTGAAGCTTCTCCCAGAAATTGAAGCTTCATCAAGCAATCCCCGGGATAATCCCACCTGCCCGAGTTACGTCTTCAGCGGAATCTACATTCCTCTCATCGCTCAAATCACTTCCATTCTGCTGAAAGCCGACTCCTTCGAGGATATTGCAATGAAAGTGAATCAGTGCGAAGGACTAGGAGTGTTAGTGGGCAAAACAGATCAAATTCACAGTGTCAGAGAAACCCAAAGTGCGATAAAACGGGGAGAAATAAGTGATCCGTTTCCGTTAAAACCGCGTACAGTGTTTGTTTTTGTGCTGGGCGGAGTTACATATGCTGAAATTGCAGCGTGTGACCTTGTGGAAAAACTAACTGGATCAAAGATTGTCCTGGCGTCCAATACCATCGTTTCCGGAAGTGATATTATCTCTCAAGCCTTCTAA
- the LOC129804095 gene encoding protein PET100 homolog, mitochondrial encodes MGGWQLEVAKMAMYITFPVALFHYFNQPEYFEKWVTDMKRELYPPEDTSQNEEFRKAIRSVRVAKEKEILKALEDIEKKERSSA; translated from the coding sequence ATGGGTGGATGGCAATTGGAAGTTGCAAAAATGGCTATGTACATCACCTTTCCCGTGGCTCTTTTTCACTATTTCAACCAGCCGGAATACTTTGAAAAGTGGGTGACGGACATGAAGAGAGAATTATATCCACCAGAAGACACAAGCCAAAATGAGGAATTTAGAAAAGCCATCAGAAGTGTACGTGTAGCTAAAGAGAAAGAAATCCTCAAAGCCCTCGAAGACATTGAGAAAAAGGAGAGAAGTTCAGCGTGA
- the LOC129803918 gene encoding testis-expressed protein 10 homolog, whose product MGKGKHKKVLRSEKAKVKLKGAKLPKGQNITKTDFKVKKILIREQLSDTGVSADGVHKVNIKDLLGKLRQNNSSIKQDSLKSLKEAISSSPGEFFPKHLGEVVQSTGQLCLDVDRDVRRESFRCLQTLLGSIDITLMEPFFDMLSSYLRCAMTHLQNSIQEDSLLLLDVLLQHIPNLVAKESDRIFGNFLDMVSKLRSESKPGRTLSLNLGKKITAVKWRIRVLERLLKLLQAVNASVWIADTETAVKSIEFNDNGTFYCPIIKTPQKLWFEEISGMFIQEMSSLKQKNATKSADFSESRKVVYYVEQMVPLLVETWMEIRPQNFEEAEGSLGQEAASTISLIAGILDELWKMIVRCDQKSQNDEMQLWLRKTYSRDFCQTFMSGFPYTFAEKSRSATSQEENLRLCYLFCCLSDPRDLTNLPLSRQIIDFTSACLTTWRSHSVSSWMCLHKVLGIILVENGKSWSTKCKPNLRKLSEKLLEIHQSSKLSNELRGRILVLICHALNSEENSVVKEATVSWFHQLREILRHADKIPQNLAEALGKLYTISREFVMFLGEDLTAILTNISKMKISESENENLSKRKLVNFIYWLPQRVPENVIELLEDTDFKRYVEDLNRIKK is encoded by the exons atggGTAAGGGAAAGCATAAGAAAGTCTTGCGATCGGAGAAAGCAAAAGTGAAGCTAAAAGGTGCCAAACTCCCAAAAGGTCAGAACATCACAAAGACCGATTTTAAAGTGAAAAAGATTCTAATCCGGGAGCAATTGAGTGATACTGGGGTATCTGCTGATGGTGTTCACAAGGTAAATATCAAGGATCTCTTGGGCAAATTGAGGCAGAATAATTCCTCAATAAAGCAAGACTCCCTGAAAAGCCTTAAGGAAGCAATATCCAGTTCTCCAGGGGAATTCTTTCCCAAACATTTGGGAGAAGTTGTGCAAAGTACTGGACAACTTTGCTTGGATGTAGATAGAGATGTTCGCAGGGAGAGTTTCCGATGCCTTCAGACTCTACTGGGATCCATAGATATCACTCTGATGGAGCCATTCTTTGATATGCTCTCATCCTACTTGCGTTGTGCAATGACTCACTTGCAGAATTCCATTCAGGAGGATTCTCTCCTTCTCCTGGACGTCTTACTGCAGCACATTCCGAATCTTGTGGCCAAGGAGAGTGATAGGatttttgggaattttctaGACATGGTGTCAAAGCTTCGTTCAGAGTCTAAACCCGGCAGAACCTTGTCTCTAAATTTGGGGAAGAAAATTACCGCAGTAAAGTGGAGAATACGGGTTCTGGAGAGACTTCTAAAGCTCCTCCAGGCTGTGAATGCATCCGTGTGGATTGCAGACACAGAAACAGCTGTCAAGAGCATAGAATTCAACGACAATGGGACTTTCTATTGTCCAATAATCAAGACTCCGCAGAAACTCTGGTTCGAAGAGATTTCCGGGATGTTTATCCAGGAAATGAGTTCCCTGAAGCagaaaaatgccacaaaatcCGCAGATTTCAGTGAATCACGAAAAGTTGTGTACTATGTGGAGCAAATGGTGCCCCTTCTAGTGGAAACCTGGATGGAGATTCGTCCGCAGAACTTTGAAGAGGCAGAAGGATCTCTTGGACAGGAAGCAGCCAGCACAATTTCCCTGATTGCAGGAATTCTGGATGAATTGTGGAAGATGATTGTGAGATGTGATCAAAAGAGTCAAAATGACGAAATGCAATTGTGGCTAAGGAAAACTTACAGCAGAGATTTCTGTCAGACTTTCATGTCAGGATTTCCGTATACTTTTGCCGAAAAGTCTCGTTCAGCAACATCCCAAGAGGAGAATCTTCGTCTGTGTTATCTCTTCTGTTGTCTCAGTGACCCCAGAGATCTGACAAATTTGCCATTGAGTCGACAGATAATTGATTTTACGAGTG CTTGTCTCACCACATGGAGGAGTCACAGTGTGTCAAGTTGGATGTGTTTGCACAAAGTATTGGGgattattttggtggaaaatggGAAAAGTTGGTCCACAAAGTGTAAACCAAATTTGAGAAAACTTTCTGAGAAATTGCTAGAAATTCACCAAAGCTCCAAGCTCAGCAATGAATTGAGAGGAAGAATTCTTGTTCTGATTTGTCATGCACTGAATTCTGAGGAGAATTCAGTGGTCAAAGAAGCCACAGTATCGTGGTTTCATCAATTGCGGGAAATACTTAGACATGCAGATAAAATACCTCAAAATCTTGCAGAGGCTCTAGGGAAACTGTATACCATCAGCAGAGAATTTGTAATGTTCCTCGGAGAAGACCTTACTGCCATACTGACCAATATatcgaaaatgaaaatttctgaaagtgaaaatgaaaatctttcaaaaaggaAATTAGTTAATTTTATCTATTGGCTGCCTCAAAGAGTTCCGGAAAATGTCATTGAACTTCTGGAAGATACTGATTTCAAGCGGTACGTTGAAGATTTAAATCgtataaaaaagtaa